From one Candidatus Chlorobium masyuteum genomic stretch:
- a CDS encoding FtsW/RodA/SpoVE family cell cycle protein: protein MRSTVTLMLNTPQHHASKEGAAPEALSLPSRGEGIAGKLLMLIVAILMCIGVVVVYSSGAGWAETKYASTEYFLWRQLTFSLLGIVTIVLIAQLDYHVFWKTSKIILAVSIVLLTLLLALKAVGIISGAARWIGFGPLKFQVSDFAKYALIFHFSRLISEKQSYIKDLNSSFYPLLTILLTVVCLVALEPNFSTASLIAMIGFMLMFIGGVSIRHLLLTALPLIPVAAVFAIAAPYRVARLLSFFSGDEKGMSYQVVQALIGLGNGGLFGLGIGASKQRQLYLPLSYNDFVFVVVGEEYGFLGALAVIALFAGFFFCGLIIAKHAPDNFGKYVASGITMAISLFAFINIAVACHLLPTTGVALPFISYGGTALLFNSLGVGILMSISRYKKRELDRIVRNEATK from the coding sequence ATGCGTTCAACAGTTACCCTCATGCTGAATACTCCTCAACATCACGCATCCAAAGAGGGGGCTGCTCCTGAAGCCTTGTCGCTTCCTTCCCGCGGGGAGGGAATTGCCGGAAAACTGCTCATGCTCATAGTTGCCATTCTCATGTGCATCGGGGTGGTTGTTGTGTACAGCAGCGGAGCCGGATGGGCTGAGACGAAATATGCGAGCACTGAATATTTTTTATGGAGGCAGCTTACCTTTTCCCTGCTCGGAATAGTCACTATCGTTTTGATTGCCCAGCTTGACTATCACGTTTTCTGGAAAACCAGCAAGATTATTCTTGCTGTCAGCATTGTGCTGCTGACGCTTCTTCTTGCCCTGAAAGCGGTTGGTATTATTTCCGGTGCGGCGCGCTGGATAGGTTTTGGTCCGCTCAAATTTCAGGTATCCGATTTTGCCAAATACGCCCTGATTTTTCATTTTTCCCGTCTCATCAGCGAAAAGCAGAGTTATATCAAGGATCTCAACAGCTCGTTCTATCCCCTGCTTACCATTCTTTTGACTGTTGTTTGTCTTGTGGCTCTTGAGCCGAACTTCAGTACGGCATCACTGATCGCCATGATCGGCTTTATGCTGATGTTTATAGGCGGGGTCAGCATTCGTCATCTGCTGCTTACCGCATTGCCCCTGATTCCTGTCGCGGCCGTCTTTGCCATTGCAGCGCCCTACCGGGTAGCACGTCTGCTCTCATTTTTCAGCGGAGATGAGAAAGGGATGAGCTATCAGGTTGTCCAGGCGTTGATCGGCCTCGGAAACGGCGGGCTGTTCGGTCTTGGCATCGGTGCCAGCAAGCAGCGCCAGCTCTATCTGCCGCTCTCCTATAACGATTTTGTCTTTGTCGTTGTCGGCGAAGAGTATGGATTTTTAGGCGCCCTTGCGGTTATTGCACTTTTTGCCGGATTTTTTTTCTGTGGCCTAATCATCGCAAAGCATGCCCCGGATAATTTCGGCAAGTATGTTGCCAGCGGCATCACCATGGCGATCTCTCTTTTTGCATTTATCAATATTGCTGTTGCCTGCCATCTGCTGCCGACAACGGGTGTTGCGCTGCCCTTTATCAGTTATGGCGGTACCGCACTGCTCTTCAACTCCCTCGGAGTTGGTATTCTGATGAGCATCTCCCGTTACAAGAAACGCGAGCTTGACCGGATTGTCAGGAATGAGGCTACCAAATAA
- the murC gene encoding UDP-N-acetylmuramate--L-alanine ligase: MELGKTKSVHIVGIGGAGMSAIAELLLKSGFGVTGSDVSTGEVTDKLVEHGAVIYQGHRAEQVTACDVVVYSSAIRQEENVEIIAARKAGIPVIKRDEMLGELMRYKSGICISGTHGKTTTTAMIATMLIESGESPTVMIGGISDYLKGSTVVGEGKYMVIEADEFDRAFLRLTPTIAIVNSLESEHMDTYGTLDELKQAFIAFANKVPFYGRVICCVDWPEIRKIIPSLDRLYTTFGIEEPADVMAYDIVLEKQRSTFTVRAYGIEYRDVSINVPGRHNVLNALAAFSTGLELGIAPERLIAGLGCYSGMRRRFQVKFDNGKGLMVVDDYAHHPSEVKATVKAAKSGWVDSRVVAVFQPHLFSRTKEFADEYGWALSRADIVFIADVYPSREKAVDYPGVDGTLVSTAVRKAGGKHVEFIAERESLFAALKEYAVDGTMLLFMGAGDITRLASEAAEFCRTSAVDGPDLL, translated from the coding sequence ATGGAACTCGGGAAGACAAAAAGTGTTCATATCGTCGGAATCGGGGGTGCCGGTATGAGTGCTATAGCTGAACTGCTCCTGAAGTCAGGGTTCGGAGTAACGGGTTCTGATGTATCGACCGGAGAGGTGACCGACAAGCTTGTTGAGCATGGCGCAGTCATTTATCAGGGCCATCGTGCCGAGCAGGTTACAGCCTGTGATGTGGTGGTCTACTCTTCAGCTATCCGGCAGGAAGAAAATGTTGAAATCATTGCCGCCCGAAAAGCAGGCATTCCGGTTATCAAAAGGGATGAGATGCTGGGTGAGCTTATGCGCTACAAATCCGGAATCTGCATCTCCGGTACGCATGGCAAGACAACCACCACGGCCATGATCGCAACCATGCTTATTGAGTCCGGTGAGTCGCCGACGGTCATGATCGGAGGAATATCAGACTATCTTAAAGGGAGTACGGTTGTCGGTGAGGGGAAATATATGGTTATTGAGGCGGATGAGTTTGACCGGGCATTTTTGAGGCTTACGCCAACCATTGCCATTGTCAACAGCCTTGAGTCGGAGCATATGGATACCTACGGTACGCTTGATGAGCTGAAACAGGCCTTTATTGCCTTTGCCAACAAGGTCCCTTTTTATGGAAGGGTAATCTGTTGTGTAGACTGGCCGGAGATCAGAAAAATCATTCCTTCGCTGGACCGGCTCTATACAACGTTCGGCATCGAAGAGCCTGCCGATGTTATGGCTTATGATATTGTTCTCGAAAAACAGCGATCAACGTTTACGGTTCGGGCCTATGGCATTGAGTATCGGGATGTCAGCATTAATGTCCCCGGACGTCATAATGTGCTTAATGCCCTTGCTGCATTTTCAACGGGTCTTGAGCTGGGAATCGCGCCTGAAAGGCTGATTGCCGGTCTTGGATGCTACAGCGGCATGAGGCGGAGATTCCAGGTGAAATTCGATAACGGCAAGGGGCTCATGGTTGTTGACGATTATGCCCATCATCCATCGGAAGTCAAGGCGACCGTCAAGGCGGCCAAGAGCGGCTGGGTTGATTCCCGGGTGGTTGCTGTTTTTCAGCCGCACCTTTTTTCCCGCACAAAAGAGTTTGCCGATGAGTACGGTTGGGCGCTTTCACGGGCCGATATTGTCTTTATTGCCGATGTCTACCCTTCAAGGGAGAAGGCGGTGGATTATCCCGGAGTGGACGGCACTCTGGTTTCGACAGCGGTCAGAAAAGCCGGAGGCAAGCATGTCGAGTTTATTGCGGAGAGAGAGTCGCTTTTTGCTGCACTCAAAGAGTATGCGGTTGATGGAACCATGCTGCTCTTCATGGGTGCGGGGGATATTACGAGGCTTGCCTCCGAAGCCGCTGAGTTCTGCCGGACCAGTGCGGTTGACGGGCCGGATCTCCTTTGA
- the murG gene encoding undecaprenyldiphospho-muramoylpentapeptide beta-N-acetylglucosaminyltransferase, whose product MKVLFAGGGTGGHLYPAVAMAGELRKLVAEVEVSFAGTTSGIEATEVPRLGYSLHLIPVKGLKRGLSPSNILANLGIISGFAASVFRAAALIRREAPDVVVGTGGFVSAPVLLAAQLTGKKTLIQEQNAFPGVTTKLLSLLASEIHLAFEDARRFIPGSRAVYITGNPARSFELHSPHEARAGFGLHEDRPTLLVFGGSRGARSINNAILQRVPEITASSNILWQTGALDFERIKKQVVPSPYLAVCPYIEEMGAAYSAADLVVCRAGASSIAELTNLGKPSVLVPYPYATGDHQRHNARALVKDGAAMVIEDDHLGDSDSIKKILELLHNPGKLKSMGTESVKLGYPDAARQLALRIITLAKKH is encoded by the coding sequence ATGAAAGTGCTTTTTGCCGGCGGCGGAACAGGCGGGCATTTGTATCCGGCAGTAGCTATGGCCGGTGAACTGCGCAAGCTTGTGGCGGAGGTCGAAGTCTCTTTTGCCGGGACAACCAGTGGCATTGAGGCGACCGAAGTCCCGAGACTCGGTTACAGCCTCCACCTGATTCCGGTAAAAGGGCTGAAAAGAGGGCTCTCTCCCTCCAATATTCTGGCAAATCTCGGGATCATTTCCGGCTTTGCGGCCTCGGTTTTCCGGGCGGCGGCCCTGATCCGGCGTGAGGCACCTGATGTTGTGGTCGGTACCGGAGGATTTGTCAGTGCACCGGTGCTCCTTGCGGCCCAGCTGACGGGCAAAAAAACACTCATCCAGGAGCAGAATGCTTTTCCGGGTGTCACAACAAAGCTGCTTTCACTTCTGGCAAGCGAAATCCATCTTGCATTTGAAGATGCACGCAGGTTTATTCCGGGATCAAGAGCGGTCTATATTACCGGCAATCCGGCCCGGTCATTTGAACTGCACTCCCCTCATGAGGCAAGGGCGGGTTTCGGCCTGCATGAAGATCGCCCCACCCTTCTCGTCTTCGGAGGGAGCCGTGGCGCGCGCTCAATCAACAATGCCATACTTCAGCGGGTTCCGGAGATAACGGCATCATCAAACATACTCTGGCAGACCGGGGCTCTTGACTTTGAGCGGATCAAAAAGCAGGTGGTTCCCTCCCCTTATCTTGCGGTTTGTCCGTATATTGAGGAGATGGGTGCTGCATACAGCGCGGCAGACCTGGTTGTGTGCCGGGCGGGAGCATCATCAATTGCGGAGCTTACAAATCTTGGAAAGCCTTCGGTGCTTGTCCCTTATCCCTATGCGACCGGCGACCATCAGCGCCATAATGCAAGGGCACTGGTAAAGGACGGGGCAGCCATGGTGATTGAGGATGACCATCTTGGAGATTCGGATTCAATTAAAAAAATTCTTGAGCTGCTGCATAATCCGGGAAAACTGAAAAGCATGGGCACCGAATCGGTAAAACTGGGCTATCCTGACGCAGCCCGTCAACTTGCCCTGCGGATTATAACGCTTGCCAAAAAACATTAA
- a CDS encoding UDP-N-acetylmuramoyl-tripeptide--D-alanyl-D-alanine ligase: MNGVLSVEDFRGIGDVVTHGSPLLTITAPVVVIDSREVKGGELFVALKGERTDGHCYVSNVFQQGASWVMVSREWYEKEGSPQPPEGKGFIVTVDPVAGLQQLALCYRNTFSIPVVAIGGSNGKTTTKEMVASVLATGFTVHMSQGNRNNHLGVPLTLLQIRPDTGIAVVEVGINHPGEMEELTAIARPTHGLLTNIGHEHLEFLIDLDGVAAAETQLFTYLQESGGTAFVNGDDARLRSAGEALDGPVIYGTAELPGRLCWARDISVCRDGRISFVLCSTDRTEPVTLNFTGKHNVINAVAAAAVGLHFGLPLSRIREGLESLVPATGWKRLEVMDSFGLRILNDTYNANSDSMRLAIDALCDLPCEGKRIAVLGDMLELGAAGDVEHESIGRYIHQSRVDLLFVYGEKARLICLESPGNCQGHFSTHEELLEALLDAVHDGDAILFKGSRGMKLERVVEALMNVRTNNR, translated from the coding sequence ATGAACGGTGTTTTGAGTGTGGAAGATTTCAGGGGGATTGGCGATGTTGTTACACATGGTTCTCCACTCCTGACGATTACTGCGCCTGTAGTGGTTATTGATTCACGGGAGGTGAAAGGGGGCGAACTGTTTGTTGCCCTGAAGGGGGAGCGAACCGATGGCCACTGTTATGTAAGCAATGTTTTTCAGCAGGGGGCAAGCTGGGTGATGGTCAGCCGTGAGTGGTATGAAAAAGAGGGCTCTCCACAGCCTCCGGAAGGCAAAGGGTTTATTGTGACCGTTGATCCCGTTGCGGGCCTGCAGCAGCTTGCATTATGCTACCGTAACACCTTTTCCATTCCCGTTGTGGCTATCGGTGGCAGCAATGGAAAGACTACGACCAAGGAGATGGTCGCTTCGGTACTTGCAACCGGCTTCACGGTGCACATGAGCCAGGGGAACAGGAACAATCATCTTGGTGTACCGCTCACCCTGCTTCAGATACGGCCCGATACCGGTATTGCGGTTGTTGAAGTTGGAATAAACCATCCCGGAGAGATGGAGGAGCTGACGGCCATTGCCAGGCCGACCCACGGTCTGTTGACCAATATCGGCCATGAGCACCTGGAGTTTCTCATTGATCTTGATGGTGTTGCGGCTGCTGAAACACAGCTTTTCACCTATCTGCAGGAGAGTGGCGGAACCGCTTTTGTAAACGGTGATGATGCACGGCTCAGGTCTGCCGGAGAGGCGCTTGATGGGCCGGTCATCTACGGAACAGCTGAACTCCCGGGCCGGCTCTGTTGGGCGAGGGATATCAGCGTTTGCCGGGATGGCCGCATCTCGTTCGTGTTGTGTTCAACCGATCGAACTGAACCGGTTACCCTGAACTTTACCGGAAAACATAATGTGATCAATGCGGTTGCGGCGGCAGCTGTCGGCCTTCATTTCGGGCTTCCTCTCTCCCGTATCAGGGAGGGGCTTGAATCTCTGGTTCCGGCTACCGGCTGGAAACGGCTCGAAGTAATGGATTCCTTCGGCCTCCGTATTCTCAATGACACCTATAATGCCAACTCCGACTCCATGCGTCTGGCCATTGATGCCCTGTGTGATCTGCCCTGTGAAGGCAAACGCATAGCGGTGCTTGGAGATATGCTTGAACTCGGTGCCGCCGGAGATGTTGAACATGAGTCGATTGGCCGCTATATTCACCAGAGCCGCGTTGACCTGCTCTTTGTTTATGGAGAGAAAGCGCGGTTGATCTGCCTGGAGTCACCGGGAAACTGCCAGGGTCACTTTTCAACTCATGAAGAGCTGCTTGAGGCACTGCTTGATGCGGTGCATGACGGGGACGCGATTCTTTTCAAGGGGTCAAGGGGGATGAAGCTTGAGCGTGTGGTTGAGGCACTCATGAACGTACGAACCAATAACAGGTAA
- the murD gene encoding UDP-N-acetylmuramoyl-L-alanine--D-glutamate ligase, producing the protein MDLSGKKVTVLGAAKSGIAAAALLHNKGAQVLVSELGRIGAAAQQSLHELNIPFEEEGHSGRVYDADLCVISPGIPPTAKVVQAMQERGIAIFSEIEIAALFCRARVVGITGTDGKTTTATLIHRICEADGLLHNYRAFSVGNIGIPFSSMVLEMHPRDVAVVELSSYQLERCVAFRPDIAVITNITPDHLARYEGDMHRYAAAKFRIYQNQGERDTLIYNDDDPLLSKHFAVDSARFPFQIVPFRMDQREADGSGRSMVFLDNERVVFRTVSGEERVVATADFLKESFRGRHNIYNVLAAVAVSKVLGIESGVLRDVLSDFTGVEHRQEFVMTINGSGWINDSKATNLNAMRQALESAPGKVVLIAGGQDKGNDYATIAGLVRTKVALIVAIGESKEKLVSAFEGVVPVRPAESLQAAVAMARNAVERGESVLFSPGCASFDMFENFEDRGRQFKQCVQQLPSC; encoded by the coding sequence ATGGATCTATCCGGAAAAAAAGTTACGGTCCTTGGTGCCGCCAAAAGCGGTATTGCTGCAGCGGCACTGCTCCACAACAAAGGCGCACAGGTACTGGTCAGCGAACTGGGCAGGATCGGAGCGGCAGCACAGCAGTCACTTCATGAGCTGAACATCCCGTTTGAAGAGGAGGGTCACTCCGGCCGGGTTTATGATGCCGATCTCTGTGTCATCAGCCCCGGGATACCACCTACGGCAAAGGTTGTACAAGCCATGCAGGAGAGAGGTATTGCGATCTTCAGCGAGATTGAGATAGCCGCTCTTTTCTGCCGGGCAAGAGTTGTCGGTATAACCGGTACGGATGGCAAAACCACCACCGCCACCTTGATTCACCGGATATGCGAAGCTGACGGCCTGCTGCACAACTATCGGGCATTCAGTGTCGGCAATATCGGCATACCGTTTTCGTCGATGGTTCTGGAGATGCATCCCCGGGATGTTGCTGTCGTCGAGCTGAGCAGTTACCAGCTGGAGCGCTGTGTTGCCTTCCGCCCCGATATTGCGGTGATTACCAATATTACACCGGATCACCTTGCCCGTTATGAGGGTGATATGCATCGGTATGCGGCAGCGAAATTCAGGATTTATCAGAATCAGGGGGAGCGCGACACGCTCATATACAATGATGATGATCCCCTGCTCAGTAAACATTTTGCCGTTGACTCCGCCAGATTTCCTTTTCAGATAGTTCCATTCCGGATGGATCAGCGCGAAGCAGACGGGAGTGGCCGGAGCATGGTTTTTCTTGATAACGAGAGGGTGGTTTTCCGCACCGTGAGCGGAGAGGAAAGGGTTGTGGCGACAGCGGATTTTCTGAAAGAGAGTTTTCGGGGTCGTCATAATATTTATAATGTACTCGCGGCAGTTGCGGTCTCAAAGGTACTGGGTATCGAGAGCGGGGTTCTCCGTGACGTGCTTTCGGATTTCACCGGGGTCGAGCACCGTCAGGAGTTTGTCATGACCATCAACGGTTCCGGCTGGATCAACGACTCAAAAGCGACAAACCTCAACGCCATGCGCCAGGCGCTCGAATCGGCACCGGGAAAGGTGGTTCTGATTGCCGGCGGACAGGACAAGGGAAATGATTATGCAACCATAGCCGGGCTGGTCCGAACAAAGGTTGCTCTGATTGTCGCTATCGGTGAATCAAAAGAGAAGCTTGTTTCGGCTTTTGAGGGTGTTGTCCCCGTCAGGCCGGCAGAGTCGCTTCAGGCGGCGGTTGCCATGGCTCGAAACGCTGTTGAGCGTGGCGAGAGCGTCCTCTTTTCACCGGGGTGTGCAAGTTTTGACATGTTCGAGAATTTCGAGGATCGCGGCAGGCAGTTTAAACAATGCGTTCAACAGTTACCCTCATGCTGA
- a CDS encoding UDP-N-acetylmuramoyl-L-alanyl-D-glutamate--2,6-diaminopimelate ligase translates to MNGSEQRAGIRQVPLEKLLGGISALELAGNREPAGEITCVTSDSREVIPGALFVAVRGYCTDGHRFIKSAVERGAGSVICEEIPSGIEDGVLFIKVTDARIALAEAARIYYGEASDQLMIIGVTGTNGKTTTSKLITSMLNARGISCGYIGTNLCTYAEREIPLDRTTPEAHGLHALFRQMLDGGCRAVVMEVSSHALMLKRVHGIRFRAAVFTNLTPEHLDFHETMEAYASAKQLLFDQLTPDGFAVLNRDDPAAPFMAERVRPEKIYCCSLSSRQPSSLACGNSFFAEITSASIASSRVALHFPETVVSMEVRLPGSFNVMNMLEAASVGFGMGLDPDEICRSLSLVSAVEGRMERVGESCSGGMAFVDYAHTPDALFKALSTLRALKDEHSRLVVVFGCGGNRDRSKRPEMGRIASELADEVIITSDNPRDEDPEAILDAIEQGMNRSGRYRRIIDRAEAIRVAVSMIRTGDVLLVAGKGHEKYQEISGRKAFFSDREQLLTSMQHSCEGEPEKECER, encoded by the coding sequence ATGAATGGCTCTGAACAACGCGCAGGGATTCGGCAGGTGCCGCTTGAAAAGCTGCTCGGGGGGATCTCCGCGCTGGAGCTGGCAGGAAATCGGGAGCCTGCCGGAGAGATCACCTGTGTAACCAGTGATTCCCGTGAAGTGATTCCCGGCGCATTGTTTGTTGCCGTAAGAGGGTATTGTACCGATGGGCACCGCTTTATCAAAAGTGCTGTGGAGCGGGGGGCAGGGAGCGTCATCTGTGAAGAGATTCCTTCCGGCATAGAGGATGGTGTGCTGTTCATAAAAGTGACGGATGCGCGTATTGCTCTGGCAGAAGCGGCAAGGATTTACTATGGAGAAGCCTCTGATCAGTTGATGATTATCGGGGTTACCGGAACGAACGGCAAAACCACGACCTCTAAGCTGATAACCTCCATGCTCAATGCCCGGGGGATCTCCTGCGGTTATATAGGGACCAATCTCTGTACGTATGCAGAGCGGGAGATTCCGCTTGACCGCACCACTCCGGAAGCTCACGGACTTCATGCGCTTTTCCGCCAGATGCTTGACGGTGGTTGCAGAGCAGTGGTGATGGAGGTCTCATCGCATGCGCTCATGTTGAAGCGGGTACACGGTATCAGGTTTCGTGCGGCGGTGTTTACCAATCTGACACCGGAGCACCTTGATTTTCATGAAACCATGGAGGCCTATGCTTCGGCAAAACAGCTCCTTTTTGATCAGCTCACTCCTGACGGTTTTGCGGTGCTCAACCGTGATGACCCTGCCGCCCCTTTTATGGCGGAGAGGGTGCGGCCTGAAAAAATATATTGCTGCTCTCTTTCGTCGCGTCAGCCTTCCTCGCTCGCATGCGGGAACTCCTTTTTTGCCGAGATTACCAGTGCTTCGATTGCTTCAAGCCGTGTCGCACTGCATTTTCCTGAAACCGTTGTCTCCATGGAGGTAAGGCTTCCGGGCAGCTTTAATGTCATGAATATGCTGGAAGCCGCATCGGTTGGATTTGGTATGGGTCTTGATCCCGATGAGATATGCCGTTCGCTCTCTCTGGTCTCGGCTGTTGAGGGCCGGATGGAGCGGGTTGGCGAGAGTTGTTCGGGAGGGATGGCTTTTGTTGATTATGCGCACACGCCGGATGCGCTTTTCAAGGCGCTCTCAACCCTTCGGGCGCTGAAGGACGAGCACTCCCGTCTGGTCGTCGTTTTTGGCTGCGGAGGAAACAGGGACCGGTCGAAACGACCGGAAATGGGCCGTATTGCCTCGGAGCTTGCTGATGAAGTGATCATTACCTCTGATAACCCCCGGGACGAGGATCCGGAAGCTATTCTGGATGCAATAGAGCAGGGTATGAACCGCAGCGGCCGATACCGGAGAATAATCGACAGGGCTGAGGCCATAAGGGTTGCCGTGTCGATGATCAGGACGGGAGATGTCCTTCTTGTGGCCGGAAAGGGTCACGAAAAGTATCAGGAAATTTCCGGCAGAAAAGCGTTCTTTTCAGACCGTGAACAATTATTAACCTCTATGCAGCACAGCTGCGAAGGAGAACCGGAGAAGGAGTGCGAGCGATGA
- a CDS encoding cell division protein FtsQ/DivIB, with the protein MPDSEFQQYKGEPVESAPQEYPESGNKGGAFDPQLPAYSGNWKVLLFVMVIVLSALFALAQYASHWKKEVVVREVVIDGLSILSRSELAANLKGYQGKNLQQLDAAEIRKRVVASPYVKDAVISKELNGIVRIRILERVPVAMTVIGGRVMAIDREGYLLPARAGLFGQVPKLLEVRGISRLRTARNGLQQLDIRDSYLLQQFLDALASTDYAPLLVREFHLEENNHSSFVAVQAPTRFIVGNDGNFKEKLKKFEIFWQKVVSIKGFGTFETVDLRFRDRIFTRDPLSPEVPQVNPL; encoded by the coding sequence ATGCCTGATTCTGAATTTCAGCAATACAAGGGAGAGCCCGTGGAGAGTGCCCCTCAGGAGTATCCGGAATCCGGAAACAAGGGGGGCGCTTTCGATCCTCAGCTTCCGGCATACTCCGGAAACTGGAAGGTGCTGCTGTTTGTTATGGTGATTGTCTTGTCTGCCCTCTTTGCGCTTGCGCAATATGCTTCGCACTGGAAAAAAGAGGTTGTTGTCAGGGAGGTTGTCATTGACGGACTCTCAATTCTCTCCCGCAGCGAGCTGGCGGCAAATCTTAAAGGATATCAGGGGAAAAATCTGCAGCAGCTTGATGCCGCAGAGATCAGGAAAAGGGTGGTTGCCTCCCCCTATGTCAAGGATGCGGTGATCAGCAAGGAGCTGAACGGGATTGTGCGGATAAGGATTCTTGAACGGGTGCCGGTAGCCATGACGGTTATTGGCGGCAGGGTCATGGCAATAGACCGGGAGGGGTATCTTCTGCCTGCGAGAGCGGGTCTGTTTGGGCAGGTGCCGAAATTGCTTGAGGTTCGGGGTATAAGCCGGCTCAGGACCGCTCGAAATGGTCTGCAGCAACTGGATATTCGTGATAGCTACCTGCTCCAGCAGTTTCTGGATGCTCTTGCTTCAACGGATTATGCCCCTTTGCTGGTTCGTGAGTTCCATTTAGAAGAGAACAATCACTCCAGTTTTGTTGCTGTTCAGGCCCCTACCCGTTTTATTGTAGGCAATGATGGTAACTTCAAGGAAAAGTTGAAAAAATTCGAGATATTCTGGCAAAAGGTTGTATCAATTAAAGGTTTTGGAACTTTCGAGACTGTGGACTTGAGGTTCAGGGACAGGATTTTTACCAGGGATCCTCTATCTCCGGAAGTCCCGCAGGTTAATCCCCTGTGA
- the mraY gene encoding phospho-N-acetylmuramoyl-pentapeptide-transferase — translation MLYYLLKYINDLFHPPVLRVIEYLTFRASAAAITALLITLFVGPGFINYLKSRIIEPIKEEAPPEHRKKKAVPTMGGLLIIFSIEISVLLWSKFNDPHVWLIMLAVLWMGVIGFIDDYRKVVLKIKGGLSARYKLIGQVTLGLVIGLYTWFDPAFSVLLSTTTVPFFKYLTIDYGIFYIPIVIFIITAVSNAVNLTDGLDGLASGSSAIVVMGLGGFSYLAGNAVYASYLNIPFIAGGGEIAVVCMAIVMSCVGFLWFNSNPAEIFMGDTGSLALGSAIAVIALLIKQELLLPVMAGIFFLETLSVSLQVLYFKYTKMRFGQGRRIFLMAPLHHHFQLKGWAEQKIVIRFWIVTILFFLASLMTLKLR, via the coding sequence ATGCTTTATTATCTGCTGAAGTACATCAATGATCTCTTTCACCCACCGGTACTTCGGGTTATTGAGTATCTCACCTTCAGGGCAAGTGCCGCAGCTATTACGGCGCTTTTGATCACCCTGTTTGTCGGGCCGGGATTCATCAACTACCTTAAATCCCGGATTATTGAGCCGATCAAGGAGGAGGCTCCTCCTGAGCACCGGAAGAAAAAAGCGGTGCCGACAATGGGCGGGCTGCTTATTATCTTTTCCATAGAGATCTCGGTCCTGCTTTGGTCGAAATTCAATGATCCGCATGTCTGGCTGATTATGCTTGCGGTACTCTGGATGGGTGTAATCGGTTTTATTGATGATTACCGGAAGGTGGTGCTTAAAATCAAGGGAGGTCTTTCGGCCCGCTACAAGCTGATAGGCCAGGTCACTCTCGGACTGGTGATAGGGCTCTATACCTGGTTCGATCCCGCTTTTTCCGTGCTGCTGTCAACGACAACGGTTCCGTTTTTCAAATACCTGACCATCGATTACGGGATTTTTTATATCCCTATCGTTATTTTTATCATTACTGCAGTCTCCAATGCGGTCAACCTCACCGATGGGCTTGACGGGCTTGCTTCCGGCAGCTCTGCCATCGTGGTTATGGGCCTTGGCGGCTTCTCCTATCTTGCCGGAAACGCGGTCTATGCAAGCTATCTCAATATTCCCTTTATTGCCGGTGGAGGAGAGATTGCCGTGGTCTGTATGGCCATTGTCATGTCCTGCGTAGGCTTTTTATGGTTCAACTCCAATCCTGCCGAAATATTCATGGGTGATACCGGTTCGCTTGCCCTCGGCAGCGCTATTGCGGTTATCGCACTGCTTATCAAGCAGGAGCTGCTCCTTCCGGTGATGGCGGGTATATTTTTTCTTGAGACGCTCTCGGTCTCCCTTCAGGTACTCTATTTCAAGTATACAAAAATGCGCTTTGGCCAGGGACGCCGTATTTTCCTTATGGCACCGCTGCATCACCATTTTCAATTGAAAGGGTGGGCGGAACAGAAGATTGTTATCAGGTTCTGGATTGTGACGATTCTCTTTTTTCTTGCCAGTCTCATGACCTTAAAACTCAGATAA